From Pseudoalteromonas rubra, one genomic window encodes:
- the modA gene encoding molybdate ABC transporter substrate-binding protein, whose amino-acid sequence MKSWCGIKVGLAIIMLVCSILQSASAGTLYVASASNFKPALEQLITLFSQQTGHSVHATYGSSGKLFLQIQHGAPYDLFFSADTHKPLRLVQTSYAEKEFQRTYAIGRLALWSNKSGVELQNGKFLHSKQLTRLALADEKLAPYGVAAEQTLKSLSAHQSTRNRWVVAHSVIQAFHFVSTGNVDAGFVPVSYLISQGIAFDEQVWIVPDLLYSPVRQDMVLLTRSQGNPAAIQFWQFIQSAQAKAAITSYGYGIME is encoded by the coding sequence ATGAAATCCTGGTGCGGTATAAAGGTAGGATTAGCTATTATCATGCTGGTTTGTTCTATTTTACAGTCTGCATCTGCAGGTACCTTGTACGTGGCAAGTGCGTCTAACTTTAAGCCAGCGCTAGAACAATTAATTACTTTGTTTTCTCAGCAGACAGGACACTCAGTGCATGCAACATATGGTTCATCCGGCAAGTTGTTTTTGCAAATTCAGCATGGGGCGCCTTACGATCTGTTTTTTTCTGCGGACACTCATAAGCCCCTGCGTTTGGTGCAAACCAGTTATGCGGAAAAAGAGTTTCAACGAACCTATGCCATTGGTCGTTTGGCTCTTTGGAGCAATAAATCAGGCGTCGAGCTACAAAACGGCAAGTTTTTGCATTCCAAGCAATTAACGCGCCTGGCACTGGCTGATGAAAAACTGGCGCCCTATGGCGTGGCCGCCGAGCAAACGCTTAAAAGCCTTTCGGCACATCAATCAACTCGCAATAGGTGGGTCGTCGCTCACAGTGTCATTCAAGCATTTCATTTTGTCAGTACCGGGAATGTGGATGCGGGATTTGTCCCAGTCTCATACCTGATTTCCCAAGGGATTGCATTTGATGAGCAAGTATGGATTGTACCCGATTTACTATATAGTCCTGTGCGCCAAGATATGGTGTTACTTACGCGATCTCAAGGGAACCCAGCCGCAATTCAATTTTGGCAGTTTATTCAATCAGCTCAAGCCAAGGCGGCTATCACATCATATGGTTACGGTATTATGGAGTAG
- a CDS encoding ATP-binding cassette domain-containing protein, which translates to MEFYTLTMSHVFSSNLDKSNTALEVSLRHKLSGDHQLTVSFCLDHGKCLGVFGPSGSGKTTLLRIISGLTRVTSGSIVHRGSVWADQPKGREQRHRAVAYVPQGAPLIPNFSVFEHLQIAAKRPWQNMIPDLLPRLIDELELTPLLARLPRKLSGGERQRVSLSCALLQQAPLLLLDEPFSAFDAKLKIQAQRLVKDIQRTLNSESILVSHSLSELSTLADMALVIDKGRQQNFGVVASILDRLEYDTTSMVQFIQGKVAGFKDAHGKLSERSNGVWAVLESKLGELTVPIQDFDIGQICICKLSADSVLLTAKGAIHSAVNSFEGRIESIEHDNSVGLSTLKVRVNEHLVFARVPNYKLTNILVGIGNNVDVHLPQLKIV; encoded by the coding sequence ATGGAGTTTTACACGCTGACAATGAGCCATGTTTTTTCCTCAAATCTAGACAAAAGCAATACCGCTCTAGAAGTCTCTTTACGTCATAAGCTTTCAGGTGATCATCAGCTGACCGTTAGCTTTTGTCTCGATCATGGTAAGTGTTTGGGTGTCTTTGGTCCTTCTGGCTCCGGTAAAACTACTTTGCTCCGCATCATATCGGGGTTAACCAGAGTAACATCAGGCTCAATTGTTCATAGAGGAAGTGTTTGGGCCGACCAACCAAAGGGAAGAGAGCAGCGCCATAGGGCAGTGGCATATGTTCCACAGGGGGCGCCACTAATTCCTAACTTTTCTGTTTTTGAGCATTTACAGATCGCAGCAAAGCGTCCGTGGCAAAATATGATACCTGATCTTTTACCTAGACTAATAGATGAGCTCGAACTTACTCCTCTTTTGGCTAGATTGCCACGGAAACTGTCTGGTGGTGAGCGCCAGCGAGTCAGTTTATCTTGTGCTTTGTTGCAGCAAGCACCTCTGTTATTACTGGATGAACCATTTTCAGCGTTTGATGCTAAGCTAAAAATTCAAGCACAACGGCTAGTGAAGGACATCCAACGCACTCTCAATAGTGAATCGATTTTAGTAAGTCATTCTTTGAGTGAACTATCAACGTTAGCCGATATGGCTTTGGTTATTGATAAAGGGAGACAACAAAACTTTGGAGTTGTTGCTTCAATATTAGACCGTTTAGAGTACGATACAACGAGCATGGTGCAATTCATACAGGGAAAAGTCGCAGGCTTTAAAGACGCGCATGGAAAATTGAGTGAGCGTAGTAATGGAGTGTGGGCTGTGCTGGAAAGTAAGTTGGGGGAGTTAACCGTTCCCATACAGGACTTTGATATAGGACAAATATGCATCTGTAAGCTGTCAGCCGATAGCGTACTGCTCACGGCCAAAGGCGCAATACACAGTGCAGTTAACAGCTTTGAGGGACGTATAGAAAGTATTGAACATGATAACTCCGTTGGTTTATCTACGCTTAAAGTACGTGTCAACGAACACTTAGTTTTTGCTCGGGTACCCAATTATAAACTTACAAACATATTAGTTGGTATTGGTAATAATGTTGATGTGCACTTGCCACAGCTAAAAATTGTTTAA
- the tatA gene encoding twin-arginine translocase TatA/TatE family subunit, which translates to MAGISIWQLLIVLIIILLLFGSKNLKNLGSDLGSALKGFKKAVNDDPVVEEKQKDEATQSKITQEKV; encoded by the coding sequence ATGGCAGGCATAAGTATTTGGCAGCTGCTGATCGTACTAATAATTATATTGTTGCTGTTCGGTTCCAAGAATTTAAAGAATTTAGGCAGTGACTTAGGCTCAGCCTTAAAGGGATTTAAAAAGGCTGTAAATGATGATCCCGTGGTAGAAGAGAAACAAAAGGATGAAGCAACCCAATCAAAAATCACCCAAGAAAAGGTGTAA
- the modB gene encoding molybdate ABC transporter permease subunit has translation MELTAADLQAVWLTIKLAFVVVAILLLLGTPLAWWLSHGSNRLKGAVNALVALPLVLPPSVLGFYFLIAFSPSGPIGYLTDAFGLESLAFTFEGLVLASVVYSLPFVVQPIQNAFEHLRQDVLEVTTLMRMSKWECFFKVVLPLSKNGFVTALVLGFAHTLGEFGVVLMIGGNISGETKVISIQIYEQVESLQYQRAHTLSLLLLVISFTCLMLISLVNKRWSFTR, from the coding sequence TTGGAATTAACAGCAGCTGATCTGCAAGCCGTTTGGTTAACGATTAAACTTGCGTTTGTTGTAGTGGCGATATTATTGTTGCTGGGAACGCCGTTGGCGTGGTGGTTGTCCCACGGCTCAAATCGTTTAAAGGGAGCTGTCAACGCTTTAGTGGCACTTCCTTTAGTACTGCCGCCGAGCGTACTCGGCTTTTATTTTTTGATTGCTTTTAGTCCCTCAGGTCCTATTGGCTATCTTACAGACGCTTTTGGCCTTGAAAGCTTAGCATTTACTTTTGAAGGCTTAGTGCTTGCGTCTGTGGTGTACTCTTTACCCTTTGTTGTACAACCGATTCAAAATGCCTTTGAACACCTACGCCAAGATGTCTTGGAAGTCACAACCTTGATGCGGATGTCAAAATGGGAGTGTTTTTTTAAAGTGGTGCTGCCGTTATCTAAAAATGGTTTTGTCACAGCATTGGTGCTTGGCTTTGCACATACCTTAGGGGAGTTCGGTGTGGTGCTGATGATAGGCGGCAATATTTCTGGTGAAACCAAGGTTATTTCGATACAAATCTATGAGCAAGTTGAATCTTTGCAGTATCAACGAGCACATACCTTATCGTTACTGCTACTGGTCATTTCCTTTACTTGTCTAATGCTAATTTCCTTAGTTAATAAGCGATGGAGTTTTACACGCTGA
- the moaA gene encoding GTP 3',8-cyclase MoaA, with protein MLVDPSGRKFRYLRLSITDVCNFKCVYCLPDGYQCTHERDFLSLSEIDNTLRAFAYHGIEKVRITGGEPTLRKDFIDVIRAAKDTPGITKVAATTNGFSLKKNIRSWVEAGLNSVNISIDSLDPRMFNTITGHDKFDSVMSGVHAALDSGLDSVKINSVLMKQYNGAEFDYFLNWVKHKPITWRFIELMQTQDNLTFFNKNHISGMKLRERLINDGWSQIQRSKIAGPACEFAHPDYQGRIGLIMPYSKDFCASCNRLRVASRGDLHLCLFSEQGISLRDYMNRETPEALIAELARYIKEKKPTHLLHQGMSGATTNLSMLGG; from the coding sequence ATGTTAGTGGACCCTTCCGGTCGTAAGTTCAGATATCTGCGTTTGTCTATCACAGACGTGTGTAACTTTAAATGTGTGTATTGTTTGCCTGATGGCTATCAATGCACACACGAACGTGACTTTTTGTCTTTGTCAGAAATAGATAACACCCTTCGGGCGTTTGCTTATCACGGTATTGAAAAAGTACGAATCACCGGCGGGGAGCCCACCTTACGCAAAGATTTTATCGATGTAATTCGGGCCGCAAAAGATACCCCAGGGATTACGAAAGTTGCGGCTACTACCAATGGCTTTTCATTAAAGAAAAACATTCGATCTTGGGTTGAAGCGGGGCTAAATTCGGTGAATATAAGCATCGATAGCTTAGACCCACGTATGTTTAATACGATTACCGGCCACGATAAGTTTGACTCGGTTATGAGCGGTGTGCACGCAGCGCTCGATAGTGGCTTAGATTCGGTGAAAATCAACAGCGTATTGATGAAACAGTATAACGGTGCTGAGTTTGATTATTTTCTGAATTGGGTTAAACATAAACCAATCACCTGGCGCTTTATTGAGCTGATGCAAACGCAGGACAATTTGACCTTCTTCAACAAAAATCATATTTCTGGTATGAAGCTGAGGGAGCGCTTAATAAATGACGGCTGGAGCCAAATTCAGCGCTCTAAAATAGCAGGCCCTGCGTGTGAATTTGCCCACCCGGACTATCAGGGCCGCATTGGTTTAATTATGCCGTACAGCAAAGACTTTTGTGCCAGCTGTAACCGCTTACGTGTCGCATCCCGCGGTGATTTACATTTGTGTTTGTTCTCCGAACAGGGGATTTCTTTGCGTGATTACATGAACAGAGAGACGCCGGAGGCGCTCATTGCCGAGCTTGCTCGCTACATTAAAGAGAAAAAACCAACGCATTTGCTACACCAAGGTATGTCGGGCGCCACCACTAACTTATCTATGCTCGGTGGCTAA